The following coding sequences lie in one Amycolatopsis cihanbeyliensis genomic window:
- the lysA gene encoding diaminopimelate decarboxylase, whose product MCAHPAGPRHAEVFPHADRAGFPPSTVDELDRLYPKVWPRNAFRAPDGVVRIAGVDVRELATTYGTPLFVVDEADFKSRCAEYAEAFDDPTLVHYAAKAFLCTEVARWIRGQGLSLDVCSGGELAIAQRAEFPPERITFHGNNKSVAELEAAVEAGVGTVVLDSFFEIARLAEVAARQGIVQPVLIRVTVGVEAHTHEFIATAHEDQKFGFSLAAGAAAEAVRRVLNAPSLRLIGLHSHIGSQIFDPDGFEVAARRVIGLIAELGKEHGSELVEQLSLVDLGGGFGIAYTERDNPPPPAQLVTQIREMVRKECEFAGLPVPRIAGEPGRAIAGPGTVTLYEIGTVKDVALGDDEFRRYVSVDGGMSDNLRTALYDAAYDSRLVSRSAGDGQPEQASAVLSRVVGKHCESGDIVVRDCWLPDTLAPGDLLAVAATGAYCYSMASNYNRQPRPAVVAVRNGGHRLLLRRETNEDLLRLEVS is encoded by the coding sequence ATGTGCGCTCACCCCGCGGGGCCTCGGCATGCCGAGGTGTTCCCGCACGCCGACCGAGCCGGTTTCCCGCCGTCCACTGTGGACGAACTGGACCGGCTGTATCCCAAGGTGTGGCCCCGCAACGCGTTTCGTGCCCCGGACGGGGTGGTGCGGATAGCGGGCGTCGACGTTCGCGAACTGGCGACCACGTACGGGACGCCGCTCTTCGTCGTGGACGAGGCCGACTTCAAGTCGCGGTGCGCCGAGTACGCCGAGGCTTTCGACGATCCCACCCTGGTGCACTACGCGGCCAAGGCCTTCCTGTGCACCGAGGTCGCCAGGTGGATCAGGGGCCAGGGGCTCAGCCTGGACGTGTGCAGCGGAGGGGAACTGGCGATCGCCCAGCGCGCCGAGTTCCCGCCGGAACGAATCACCTTCCATGGCAACAACAAGTCCGTCGCGGAGCTGGAGGCCGCGGTCGAGGCCGGGGTGGGCACCGTGGTGCTCGACTCCTTCTTCGAGATCGCCAGGCTGGCCGAGGTCGCCGCGCGGCAGGGCATCGTCCAGCCGGTGTTGATCAGGGTGACGGTGGGGGTGGAGGCGCACACCCACGAGTTCATCGCCACCGCGCACGAGGACCAGAAGTTCGGCTTCTCGCTGGCCGCCGGGGCCGCGGCGGAGGCCGTCCGCAGGGTGCTGAACGCGCCCTCGCTGCGGCTGATCGGGCTGCACAGCCACATCGGCTCGCAGATCTTCGACCCGGACGGCTTCGAGGTGGCCGCGCGCAGGGTGATCGGGCTGATCGCCGAGCTCGGCAAGGAACACGGCAGCGAGCTGGTCGAACAGCTGTCCCTTGTGGATCTCGGCGGCGGGTTCGGCATCGCCTACACCGAGCGGGACAACCCGCCCCCGCCCGCGCAGCTGGTCACCCAGATCAGGGAGATGGTGCGCAAGGAGTGCGAGTTCGCCGGGCTGCCGGTGCCCCGGATCGCGGGGGAGCCGGGAAGGGCGATCGCCGGACCGGGAACGGTGACACTCTACGAGATCGGCACGGTCAAGGACGTCGCGCTCGGCGACGACGAGTTCCGCCGGTACGTCAGCGTGGACGGCGGGATGAGTGACAACCTGCGCACCGCGCTGTACGACGCGGCCTACGACTCCAGGCTGGTCTCCCGCTCCGCGGGCGACGGGCAGCCGGAGCAGGCCTCCGCCGTGCTGTCTCGCGTGGTGGGAAAACACTGTGAGTCCGGCGACATCGTGGTCCGCGACTGCTGGCTTCCGGACACCCTGGCACCCGGCGACCTGCTCGCCGTCGCGGCCACCGGGGCGTACTGCTACTCGATGGCCAGCAACTACAACCGGCAGCCGCGCCCGGCGGTCGTCGCCGTCCGCAACGGCGGCCACCGCCTGCTGTTGCGCCGGGAGACCAACGAGGATCTGCTGCGCCTGGAGGTTTCGTGA
- a CDS encoding homoserine dehydrogenase: MSTHGTEAPRPIRIALLGCGTVGGEVVRLLTEQAGELAARVGAPLELAGIAVRRPDKHPELPPQLLTPDPAKLIESDADVVVELIGGIEPVRDWLLAALHKGKSVVTANKALLAECSGELSEAADSSGADLYFEAAVAGAIPLLRPLRESLAGDRITRVMGIVNGTTNYILSAMDSTGAGYAETLDEASRLGYAEADPTADVDGYDAASKAAILASLAFHSRVTVADVHREGIAGVSSSDILAAQKIGRVVKLLAICERVTAEEGAESVSARVHPVMIPRAHQLAGVGGAFNAVYVEADAAGELMFYGQGAGGAPTASAVLGDLVTVARNRVLAGRGPRESAHAALPIRPMGQTPTRYHISLDVADRAGVLAQVAQVFAVHDVSIAAVRQRDRLSTASLVIVTHSAPDSALQSTVDEISRLDVVREVVSVMRVEGEDS; this comes from the coding sequence GTGAGCACGCACGGCACCGAAGCACCGCGACCGATCAGGATCGCCCTGCTCGGTTGCGGCACGGTCGGAGGTGAGGTCGTCCGGCTGCTCACCGAGCAGGCGGGCGAACTCGCCGCGCGGGTCGGCGCGCCGCTCGAGCTGGCCGGAATCGCCGTCCGCAGGCCGGACAAGCATCCCGAGCTGCCGCCGCAGCTCCTCACCCCGGACCCCGCGAAGCTCATCGAGTCCGACGCGGACGTCGTTGTCGAGCTCATCGGCGGGATCGAACCGGTACGTGACTGGCTGCTTGCCGCCCTGCACAAGGGAAAGTCCGTAGTGACCGCGAACAAGGCACTGCTCGCGGAATGCTCGGGTGAGCTGTCCGAGGCAGCCGACTCCTCCGGTGCGGACCTGTACTTCGAGGCGGCCGTCGCGGGCGCGATCCCGCTGCTGCGCCCGCTGCGTGAGTCCCTCGCGGGGGACCGGATCACCAGGGTCATGGGGATCGTCAACGGCACCACCAACTACATCCTGTCCGCGATGGACTCCACGGGCGCGGGCTACGCCGAGACCCTGGACGAGGCGAGCAGGCTCGGTTACGCCGAAGCAGACCCGACCGCGGACGTCGACGGCTACGACGCCGCGTCCAAGGCCGCGATCCTCGCCTCACTGGCCTTCCACAGCAGGGTCACCGTCGCCGATGTGCACCGCGAGGGCATCGCCGGGGTGAGCTCATCGGACATCCTCGCCGCGCAGAAGATCGGGCGAGTGGTCAAGCTGCTGGCGATCTGCGAGCGGGTCACCGCGGAGGAAGGGGCCGAGTCGGTCTCCGCGCGTGTGCATCCGGTGATGATCCCGCGTGCACACCAGCTCGCCGGCGTCGGCGGGGCCTTCAACGCGGTGTACGTCGAGGCCGACGCCGCGGGTGAGCTGATGTTCTACGGTCAGGGCGCGGGCGGCGCGCCGACGGCCAGCGCCGTGCTCGGCGACCTGGTCACGGTGGCTCGCAACCGCGTGCTCGCCGGGCGTGGCCCGCGCGAGTCGGCCCATGCGGCGCTCCCGATCCGGCCGATGGGGCAGACCCCGACCCGGTATCACATCAGCCTCGACGTCGCCGACCGTGCGGGTGTGCTGGCCCAGGTGGCGCAGGTCTTCGCCGTGCACGACGTCAGTATCGCCGCGGTGCGCCAGCGGGACCGGCTTTCCACCGCGAGTCTGGTCATCGTGACCCACTCGGCGCCGGACTCCGCGCTTCAGTCTACTGTGGATGAGATCAGCAGGCTGGATGTCGTGCGCGAGGTGGTCAGCGTGATGCGGGTGGAGGGTGAGGACTCGTGA
- the thrC gene encoding threonine synthase has translation MTDRKAGSPGIIATYPERIPIPEGAKIVTLGEGNTPLLHAGHLSGVTGCEVYLKVEGANPTGSFKDRGMTVAITHALASGLQAVVCASTGNTSASASAYAARAGLVSAVLVPQGKIALGKMAQAVLHGARILQVDGNFDDCLELARKTAADYPVTLVNSVNPVRLIGQKTAAWEICDVLGRAPDIHCLPVGNAGNITAYWAGYAEYAADGMVEATPRMFGFQAAGAAPLVHGEPVPAPETVATAIRVGSPASWDPAVRARNASGGIFEAVTDQDILAAYRLLAAREGVFVEPASATSVAGLLATAADGRVPPGSTVVCTVTGHGLKDPGTALEGNVEVEPLAVDPRAVASALELS, from the coding sequence GTGACGGACCGCAAGGCCGGCTCGCCGGGCATCATCGCGACCTACCCCGAGCGGATCCCGATCCCGGAAGGGGCGAAGATCGTCACGCTCGGCGAGGGCAACACGCCGCTGCTGCACGCGGGGCACCTTTCCGGGGTCACCGGGTGCGAGGTCTACCTGAAAGTGGAGGGCGCCAACCCCACCGGTTCGTTCAAGGACAGGGGGATGACCGTCGCGATCACCCATGCGCTGGCGAGCGGGCTGCAAGCGGTGGTCTGCGCGTCCACCGGCAACACCTCGGCCTCGGCGTCGGCCTACGCGGCACGTGCCGGGCTGGTCAGCGCGGTGCTGGTACCGCAGGGCAAGATCGCGCTGGGCAAGATGGCGCAGGCGGTGCTGCACGGGGCGCGCATCCTGCAGGTGGACGGCAACTTCGACGACTGCCTCGAACTCGCCCGCAAGACCGCGGCCGACTACCCGGTGACCCTGGTCAACTCGGTGAACCCGGTACGCCTGATCGGCCAGAAGACCGCGGCCTGGGAGATCTGCGATGTGCTCGGGCGGGCACCGGACATCCACTGCCTCCCGGTCGGCAACGCCGGGAACATCACCGCTTACTGGGCGGGTTACGCCGAGTACGCCGCGGACGGGATGGTCGAGGCCACCCCGCGGATGTTCGGCTTCCAGGCGGCAGGCGCGGCGCCGCTGGTGCATGGCGAGCCGGTGCCCGCACCGGAGACCGTGGCCACCGCGATCCGGGTGGGCAGCCCGGCGTCCTGGGATCCCGCCGTGCGGGCGCGTAACGCCAGCGGCGGGATCTTCGAGGCGGTGACCGATCAGGACATCCTCGCGGCGTACCGGCTGCTGGCCGCGCGCGAGGGCGTGTTCGTGGAACCGGCGTCCGCGACCAGCGTCGCCGGCCTGCTGGCCACCGCCGCGGACGGCCGCGTGCCGCCGGGTTCGACCGTGGTCTGCACGGTGACCGGACACGGCCTCAAGGACCCCGGCACCGCCCTGGAGGGCAATGTGGAGGTGGAGCCGCTGGCCGTCGACCCGCGCGCCGTGGCGTCCGCATTGGAGCTGTCATGA
- the thrB gene encoding homoserine kinase produces the protein MTGSGFRITVPASSANLGPGFDTFGMALALHDVVEVRVRESGLEVEVGDAGAGDIGAVPTDEGHLVVRALRRACAHLGVEVPGLRLRCHNAIPHARGLGSSAAAVVAGIAAGFALAGREAASEQDTVLKLAAEFEGHVDNAAASLLGGLVLAWCEGERFHARRLDPHPGVRPVLAVPAQRSSTDETRGLLPAEVPHADAAFTAGRAALLVHALTAAPELLLPATQDRLHQGYRAAAYPGTARLVDTLREHGLAAMVSGAGPAVLALTVDGTIPPGVDVTGFVVTELAVDLVGVQVVAA, from the coding sequence ATGACCGGCTCCGGCTTCCGGATCACCGTCCCGGCTTCCAGCGCGAACCTCGGACCGGGCTTCGACACCTTCGGCATGGCGCTCGCCCTGCACGACGTGGTCGAGGTGCGGGTAAGGGAGTCCGGCCTCGAAGTGGAGGTCGGTGACGCGGGCGCGGGCGATATCGGCGCGGTCCCGACCGATGAAGGTCACCTCGTGGTGCGCGCGCTGCGCCGGGCCTGCGCGCACCTCGGCGTGGAGGTGCCCGGCTTGCGGCTGCGGTGCCACAACGCGATCCCGCACGCGCGTGGCCTCGGTTCCTCCGCGGCGGCCGTGGTCGCCGGCATCGCGGCCGGGTTCGCGCTGGCCGGCAGGGAGGCGGCGAGCGAGCAGGACACCGTACTGAAGCTCGCGGCCGAGTTCGAGGGACACGTCGACAACGCCGCCGCCAGCCTGCTCGGCGGGCTGGTGCTCGCGTGGTGCGAGGGGGAGCGGTTCCACGCGCGGCGGCTCGACCCGCACCCGGGTGTGCGACCCGTGCTCGCGGTGCCCGCGCAGCGGTCGTCCACCGACGAGACGAGGGGGCTGTTGCCCGCCGAGGTCCCGCATGCCGACGCCGCGTTCACCGCGGGCAGGGCGGCGCTGCTAGTGCACGCCCTGACCGCCGCGCCCGAGCTGCTGCTGCCCGCCACCCAGGACAGGTTGCACCAGGGATACCGGGCCGCCGCATACCCCGGCACCGCCCGGCTGGTCGACACGCTGCGTGAGCACGGCCTCGCCGCCATGGTGTCCGGTGCGGGGCCCGCCGTGCTGGCCCTCACCGTGGACGGAACAATTCCTCCCGGCGTCGACGTTACGGGTTTCGTGGTCACCGAGTTGGCGGTCGACCTGGTCGGCGTGCAGGTTGTCGCCGCCTGA